The DNA segment CCATCTATACCCGTAGGTAATTTCTGGACTTGCATTTTATTTGATTTGTTAATTTTTTTTTCTTTCATAGATGTTTTTCGAAAATAGCTATTTTTAACTTATTTATTATTTAACTTTATTATAAAAGTTTTATTTATTTTTTTTACCCCCATTCAATTCACTCTCTGATAATTCATCAAAAAGTAAATCTAAACCTATTAAAACCTTTTCTCTATCTGACAGATCACCAATTATTCTTCTAACAGGCGGAGGTAAAATCTTGGCAAGAGTTGGAGTAGCCAAAATTTTATCTTCTTCTGCAAGTTGTGGTTGTTTAAGGACATCTATTACTTTTAAAGCATAAACTCCTTTAAATTCATTTTCTAGAATTTCTTTAAGAGTATTTAGAGCTCTCATTGAATTAGGAGTATTACCTGCTACGTAAAGTTTTAGAATATAAGTTTTTCTTGCCGCCATTTGTTAGTTCTCCAAATTTAATAAAGAATTTAATAAAAACCTTGACTAATTACACTATAAAATAAGAAAATGAAAAAACCTTACGACTGCTTATCAGGCTGAATCAAATTAAAACATTTGAGCCTGGGTGCGTCCCTAATATATGACTTCTTCAAAAAAATCTTCAGATAACTCCTCTTCGAGTAACGATTTGTATGCAATAGCTGAGACTTCGGGCCAACAATTCTGGTTTGAAGTTGATAGATACTACGATATTGATAGATTAAATGCAAAGGAAAAAGATAAAATTACTATTGATAAAATTCTCCTAATAAAAGATAAAGAAAATGTTTCTATTGGAAAGCCCTACATAAAAAATGCAAAAATTGAGCTAGAAGTCGTTTCTCATAAAAGAGATAAAAAAATAATCGTATATAAAATGCGTCCTAAAAAAAAGACCCGTAGAAAAATGGGTCACAGACAAGAACTGACAAGAGTTATGGTAAAATCTATATCAATATCCAAAAGTACTCCAAAATCTTCTCCAAAAACAGAAGCAACAAAAAAGAGTACTAGCTCTAAAGCATCAAAACCCGAAAACTAATTTTTACTAATGGCACATAAAAAAGGGACCGGATCAACCAGAAATGGAAGAGATTCAAATTCTAAAAGACTTGGTGTAAAAGCCTTTGGGGGGGAAAAAGTGTCTGCAGGATCTATAATAATCCGTCAGAGAGGTACTTCTTTTTTGCCAGGAATCAACGTCGGCAAGGGTAAGGATGATACACTTTTTGCACTTAAAGAAGGCACTGTAAGCTTTGATAGTATTAAAAGGAATTTAAGAAATAGGAAAAGAGTAAATATTATTCTCTAAATTTTTTATAGGTTCTTGTTGTAATTAAAATAGGATGAAAAACTTCTACAAATTTTGATTGAAGAGTCTTAAAAAATTTTTCAACTATTTGTTCATCATCAATATGGAAAGGATACTCATTTTTTTCTCCTTTATAAAAGTACCAATTAAATAATCCTATAGATTTTGGGCCCATAATTTCGTAAAAGGTATTTAGCTGAAATGCCGGATCAGATAAATGCTCCAAGACATCAAGACATACGATCGTATCAAATCTAGAAATTTCAGTTTCATCAATTGTTTTACAAAAAGTGAGTTTATTACTCACACCTAGTTTTTGAGCTCTATATTCAACAAAATTTCTATTTGTTTGATTAATATCAACAAAAAAAACATGTTCGACCTTAGGAGACATTGCATTTGCCAAAGCATGTGTGCCAATCCCTCCTCCAAAATCAAGGACTAATTTCTGTGAAAATAACTGCTGAAGTTTTAACGTATCAGAAATATAATCTTTACTTGAAATATGCCAAGCGGCCAAATCAGCCAAATGTTTATCACCTACAATTTCTTTATAAAAATCTTCAGCCTCATTTAAATTATTTCCGGGATGAAGATTTGCCAAATCCATCTTTGCGTTTTCTAGGAACCCATCCAAATCACTTTCATCAATAGATAAGAATTCTATTAAGTGTGATTTCAAATCAAAAGCATGATCTCTAAACTCTTTTAATATAAAATCATCTTTTTTCAATTTCTTGCCTAAATAATTCCTTATTTAAAAATAATAAAATAGTAAGAAATAGTTCACATAGTAA comes from the Prochlorococcus marinus str. MIT 9515 genome and includes:
- the rpmA gene encoding 50S ribosomal protein L27, which translates into the protein MAHKKGTGSTRNGRDSNSKRLGVKAFGGEKVSAGSIIIRQRGTSFLPGINVGKGKDDTLFALKEGTVSFDSIKRNLRNRKRVNIIL
- a CDS encoding class I SAM-dependent methyltransferase — protein: MEFLSIDESDLDGFLENAKMDLANLHPGNNLNEAEDFYKEIVGDKHLADLAAWHISSKDYISDTLKLQQLFSQKLVLDFGGGIGTHALANAMSPKVEHVFFVDINQTNRNFVEYRAQKLGVSNKLTFCKTIDETEISRFDTIVCLDVLEHLSDPAFQLNTFYEIMGPKSIGLFNWYFYKGEKNEYPFHIDDEQIVEKFFKTLQSKFVEVFHPILITTRTYKKFRE
- the kaiB gene encoding circadian clock protein KaiB: MAARKTYILKLYVAGNTPNSMRALNTLKEILENEFKGVYALKVIDVLKQPQLAEEDKILATPTLAKILPPPVRRIIGDLSDREKVLIGLDLLFDELSESELNGGKKNK
- the rplU gene encoding 50S ribosomal protein L21, encoding MTSSKKSSDNSSSSNDLYAIAETSGQQFWFEVDRYYDIDRLNAKEKDKITIDKILLIKDKENVSIGKPYIKNAKIELEVVSHKRDKKIIVYKMRPKKKTRRKMGHRQELTRVMVKSISISKSTPKSSPKTEATKKSTSSKASKPEN